One part of the Streptomyces lydicus genome encodes these proteins:
- the aceB gene encoding malate synthase A — protein sequence MSAPAPSPLAIVEVDPAHTPERQDEVLTDAALAFVAELHRRFTPRRDELLARRAERRAEIARTSTLDFLPETAAVRADDSWKVAEAPEALNDRRVEITGPTDRKMTINALNSGARVWLADFEDASAPTWENVVTGQLNLIDAYERRIDFTDPASGKSYALKPAEELATVVMRPRGWHLEERHLQFEGRPVPGALVDFGLYFFHNAKRLLSLGKGPYFYLPKTESHLEARLWNDIFVFAQDYVGIPQGTVRATVLIETITAAYEMEEILYELRDHASGLNAGRWDYLFSIVKNFRDGGAKFVLPDRNAVTMTAPFMRAYTELLVRTCHKRGAHAIGGMAAFIPNRRDPEANEKALAKVKNDKDREAGDGFDGSWVAHPDLVPVARASFDAVLGDKPNQKDRLREDVSVSAADLIAIDSLDAKPTYQGLIDAVQVGTRYIEAWLRGLGAVAIFGLMEDAATAEISRSQIWQWVDAGVVFENGEKATADLVRTIAADELAALRTELGEEAFTSGKWQQAHDLLLKVSLDPDYAEFLTLPAYELLG from the coding sequence ATGTCCGCACCAGCGCCGTCCCCGCTGGCCATCGTCGAAGTCGACCCCGCCCACACCCCCGAACGGCAGGACGAGGTCCTCACCGACGCCGCGCTCGCCTTCGTCGCCGAGCTGCACCGCCGGTTCACCCCGCGCCGCGACGAACTGCTCGCGCGCCGTGCCGAGCGCCGCGCCGAGATCGCGCGGACCAGCACGCTGGACTTCCTCCCGGAGACCGCGGCCGTCCGCGCCGACGACAGCTGGAAGGTCGCCGAGGCCCCCGAGGCGCTCAACGACCGCCGGGTGGAGATCACCGGTCCCACCGACCGCAAGATGACGATCAACGCCCTCAACTCGGGCGCCAGGGTCTGGCTCGCCGACTTCGAGGACGCCTCCGCCCCCACCTGGGAGAACGTCGTCACCGGACAGCTCAACCTGATCGACGCCTACGAGCGCCGGATCGACTTCACCGACCCGGCCTCCGGCAAGTCGTACGCCCTCAAGCCCGCCGAGGAACTGGCGACCGTCGTGATGCGGCCGCGCGGCTGGCACCTGGAGGAGCGCCACCTGCAGTTCGAGGGCCGCCCGGTCCCCGGCGCGCTGGTCGACTTCGGCCTCTACTTCTTCCACAACGCCAAGCGGCTGCTCTCCCTCGGCAAGGGCCCGTACTTCTACCTCCCGAAGACCGAGTCGCACCTGGAGGCCCGCCTCTGGAACGACATCTTCGTCTTCGCCCAGGACTACGTGGGCATCCCCCAGGGCACCGTCCGCGCCACGGTCCTCATCGAGACCATCACGGCCGCGTACGAGATGGAGGAGATCCTCTACGAGCTCCGCGACCACGCCTCCGGCCTCAACGCCGGCCGCTGGGACTACCTCTTCTCCATCGTCAAGAACTTCCGCGACGGCGGCGCCAAGTTCGTCCTGCCGGACCGCAACGCGGTCACCATGACGGCCCCGTTCATGCGCGCCTACACCGAACTCCTCGTGCGCACCTGCCACAAGCGCGGCGCGCACGCCATCGGCGGGATGGCGGCCTTCATCCCCAACCGCCGCGACCCGGAGGCCAACGAGAAGGCCCTGGCCAAGGTCAAGAACGACAAGGACCGCGAGGCCGGCGACGGCTTCGACGGCTCCTGGGTCGCCCACCCCGACCTGGTCCCGGTCGCCCGTGCCTCCTTCGACGCGGTCCTCGGCGACAAGCCGAACCAGAAGGACCGGCTGCGCGAGGACGTCTCCGTCTCCGCCGCCGACCTCATCGCCATCGACTCCCTCGACGCCAAGCCCACCTACCAGGGCCTGATCGACGCCGTCCAGGTCGGCACCCGCTACATCGAAGCCTGGCTCCGCGGCCTCGGCGCGGTCGCCATCTTCGGCCTCATGGAGGACGCGGCCACCGCGGAGATCTCCCGCTCCCAGATCTGGCAGTGGGTCGACGCCGGCGTCGTCTTCGAGAACGGCGAAAAGGCCACGGCAGACCTGGTCCGCACGATCGCCGCCGACGAACTGGCCGCCCTCCGCACCGAACTCGGCGAGGAAGCCTTCACCTCCGGCAAGTGGCAGCAGGCCCACGACCTCCTCCTGAAGGTCTCCCTGGACCCCGACTACGCGGAATTCCTGACCCTCCCGGCTTACGAACTGCTGGGCTGA
- a CDS encoding TetR/AcrR family transcriptional regulator translates to MARRREQVLDAALEVLGSEGARRLTYQAVDTAAGVPSGTTSNYFRNRAALVDGLVDHLLTLEHHDWERVTAGAAPTDVGELADEVTRFLRYATGPARARTAARFTLRLESTARPELRAALARGREAATDRGTEWLRHLGSATPRRHCEILLDHLDGAAFRQLTFPADDFDPRPGIHGLLNGLLG, encoded by the coding sequence GTGGCACGTCGGCGGGAGCAGGTTCTGGACGCGGCGCTGGAGGTCCTCGGAAGCGAGGGGGCGCGGCGGCTCACCTATCAGGCCGTGGACACCGCGGCCGGAGTCCCGTCCGGTACGACCTCCAACTACTTCCGCAACCGGGCGGCGCTGGTCGACGGCCTCGTCGACCACCTGCTGACCCTGGAGCACCACGACTGGGAGCGCGTCACCGCGGGGGCCGCGCCGACCGACGTCGGCGAACTCGCCGATGAGGTCACCCGCTTCCTCCGGTACGCGACCGGCCCCGCGCGGGCCAGGACCGCCGCCCGCTTCACCCTCCGCCTGGAGTCCACGGCCCGGCCCGAACTGCGCGCGGCGCTCGCCCGCGGCCGGGAGGCCGCCACCGACCGGGGCACCGAGTGGCTGCGACACCTCGGTTCGGCCACGCCGCGCCGGCACTGCGAGATCCTCCTCGACCACCTGGACGGGGCCGCGTTCCGCCAACTCACCTTCCCGGCGGATGACTTCGACCCGCGGCCGGGGATCCACGGGCTGCTCAACGGGCTGCTGGGCTGA
- a CDS encoding chitosanase, whose translation MRTRSIGSTLPRTATRVALGLALLAVPATAVATTAGPAGHPAPATAHAAPHAVRAATGLDDPAKKEIAMQLVSSAENSSLNWKAQYKYIEDIGDGRGYTGGIIGFCSGTHDMLELVELYTQRKPGNVLAKYLPALRKVDGSDSHEGLDPNYTKDWKKAAQDPAFQQAQNDERDRVYFNPAVKQGKADGIGVLGQFAYYDAIVMHGDGNDPTSFSGIRKRALAKAKPPAQGGDEKTWLNAFLDARVWAMKQEEAHSDTSRVDTAQRVFLQKGNLDLHTPLDWKVYGDSYHIG comes from the coding sequence ATGCGCACCCGATCGATAGGCAGCACCCTGCCCAGGACAGCCACCCGCGTCGCCCTCGGCCTCGCCCTGCTCGCCGTACCCGCGACCGCCGTCGCCACCACTGCCGGACCGGCCGGCCACCCGGCCCCGGCCACCGCGCACGCCGCTCCGCACGCCGTACGGGCCGCGACCGGCCTCGACGACCCGGCGAAGAAGGAGATCGCGATGCAGCTGGTCTCCAGCGCCGAGAACTCCTCGCTGAACTGGAAGGCCCAGTACAAGTACATCGAGGACATCGGTGACGGCCGCGGCTACACGGGCGGGATCATCGGCTTCTGCTCCGGCACCCACGACATGCTCGAACTCGTCGAGCTCTACACGCAGCGCAAGCCCGGCAACGTCCTGGCCAAGTACCTCCCGGCGCTGCGCAAGGTCGACGGCAGCGACTCGCACGAGGGCCTGGACCCCAACTACACCAAGGACTGGAAGAAGGCCGCCCAGGACCCCGCGTTCCAGCAGGCCCAGAACGACGAGCGGGACCGGGTGTACTTCAACCCCGCGGTCAAGCAGGGCAAGGCCGACGGCATCGGTGTGCTGGGCCAGTTCGCGTACTACGACGCGATCGTGATGCACGGTGACGGCAACGATCCGACCAGCTTCTCCGGCATCCGCAAGCGGGCGCTGGCCAAGGCCAAGCCGCCGGCCCAGGGCGGCGACGAGAAGACCTGGCTCAACGCCTTCCTCGACGCCCGGGTCTGGGCGATGAAGCAGGAGGAGGCGCACAGCGACACCAGCCGGGTCGACACCGCACAGCGGGTGTTCCTCCAGAAGGGCAACCTCGATCTGCACACCCCGCTGGACTGGAAGGTGTACGGGGACAGCTACCACATCGGCTGA
- a CDS encoding nucleobase:cation symporter-2 family protein has protein sequence MAAITGQKSEADRKHPVDETLPPFKMFTSGLQHVAAMYAGVVAPPMIVGPACGLSATETAFLMGASLFTAGIATLLQTLGFWKVGAKLPFVNGVSFAGVTPMVAIGKAQSPHNALPIIFGAVIVAGVLGFLLAPYFSKLVRFFPPVVTGTVITLIGVSLLPVAFNWSQGGNSRDPAYGSLTNIGMAALTFLIVLVLRRVLRGFLQQIAILLGLVAGTLIAIPVGITDFSALTKADILGFPTPFHFGAPQFDVAAIVSMCIVMLVCMTESTADMLALGKIVGRPADERTIEGGLRADTLGTAVSPLFNGFANSAFAQNIGLVAMTKVRSRFVVATSGVILVVLGLCPVAASVISLVPLPVLGGAGIVLFGSVAASGIQTLASAAMEKGDNALIVAAAVGIGLIPIAAPDFYHNLPKDLLVVLDSGISTGCLVAIVLNLAFNHFGSRTQEGAEALAPGGDPQIPLQPDRGAVDDTDETASAPAH, from the coding sequence GTGGCCGCAATTACCGGGCAGAAGTCGGAGGCGGACCGGAAGCACCCGGTCGACGAGACCCTCCCGCCCTTCAAGATGTTCACCAGCGGCCTCCAGCACGTGGCCGCGATGTACGCGGGCGTGGTGGCCCCACCGATGATCGTGGGGCCGGCCTGCGGGCTGAGCGCCACCGAGACCGCCTTCCTGATGGGCGCCAGCCTCTTCACCGCCGGTATCGCCACCCTCCTCCAGACCCTCGGCTTCTGGAAGGTCGGCGCCAAGCTCCCGTTCGTCAACGGCGTCTCGTTCGCCGGTGTCACCCCCATGGTCGCCATCGGCAAGGCGCAGAGCCCCCACAACGCCCTGCCGATCATCTTCGGCGCGGTGATCGTCGCCGGTGTGCTCGGTTTCCTGCTCGCCCCCTACTTCTCCAAGCTCGTACGCTTCTTCCCGCCGGTGGTCACCGGCACCGTCATCACCCTGATCGGTGTCTCGCTGCTCCCCGTCGCGTTCAACTGGTCCCAAGGAGGCAACTCCCGGGACCCCGCCTACGGTTCCCTGACCAACATCGGCATGGCGGCCCTGACCTTCCTGATCGTGCTGGTGCTGCGCCGGGTGCTGCGCGGCTTCCTCCAGCAGATCGCGATCCTGCTCGGCCTGGTAGCCGGCACCCTGATCGCGATACCCGTCGGCATCACCGACTTCTCCGCCCTCACCAAGGCCGACATCCTCGGCTTCCCGACGCCCTTCCACTTCGGCGCCCCGCAGTTCGACGTCGCCGCGATCGTCTCGATGTGCATCGTGATGCTGGTCTGCATGACCGAGTCGACGGCCGACATGCTCGCCCTCGGGAAGATCGTCGGCCGCCCGGCCGACGAGCGCACCATCGAGGGCGGACTGCGCGCCGACACCCTCGGCACCGCCGTCAGCCCGCTCTTCAACGGCTTCGCCAACAGCGCCTTCGCGCAGAACATCGGCCTGGTCGCGATGACCAAGGTGCGCAGCCGCTTCGTCGTGGCGACCAGCGGTGTGATCCTGGTCGTGCTGGGGCTGTGTCCGGTGGCCGCCTCGGTCATCTCGCTGGTCCCGCTGCCGGTCCTGGGCGGCGCGGGCATCGTGCTCTTCGGGTCGGTGGCCGCCAGCGGCATCCAGACGCTGGCCTCCGCCGCGATGGAGAAGGGCGACAACGCGCTGATCGTCGCGGCCGCCGTCGGCATCGGACTGATCCCGATCGCCGCGCCGGACTTCTACCACAACCTCCCCAAGGACCTGTTGGTCGTCCTGGACTCCGGCATCAGCACCGGCTGTCTGGTCGCCATCGTCCTCAACCTCGCCTTCAACCACTTCGGCAGCAGGACGCAGGAGGGGGCGGAGGCCCTCGCGCCCGGCGGCGACCCGCAGATTCCGCTCCAGCCCGACCGCGGCGCGGTGGACGACACCGACGAGACCGCGTCGGCCCCCGCGCACTGA
- a CDS encoding 8-oxoguanine deaminase, with the protein MAPSAAQRIVIENCAIATVDADDTEYATGHVVVAGNIIESIGAGKAPEGLENVVRRVDGTGHLVTPGLVNTHHHFYQWITRGLATDHNLFNWLVALYPTWARIDAPMLAAATQGSLGMMVKGGVTTASDHHYVFPQGSGDLVAAELAAAAEIGARITLARGSMDRSEKDGGLPPDFAVETTEGALLATEEAVDKHHDASFGSMVHISVAPCSPFSVSTELLREGAVLARRKGVRMHTHGSETVEEEKFCHELFGMGPTDYFESTGWLGDDVWMAHCVHMNDSDIAAFARTGTGVAHCPSSNARLAAGIARVPDMLAAGVPVGLGVDGTASNESGELHTELRNALLINRLGPHKEAALNARKALRLGTYGGAQVLGRTAEIGSLEAGKLADLVLWKLDGLGHSSIADPVTALVFGAAAPITLSLVGGKPVVEDNHLTNVDEDAIARTARAEAQRLARIAAEG; encoded by the coding sequence ATGGCACCATCGGCAGCCCAGCGCATCGTCATCGAGAACTGTGCGATCGCGACCGTCGACGCCGACGACACCGAGTACGCCACCGGCCATGTCGTCGTCGCCGGCAACATCATCGAGTCCATCGGCGCGGGCAAGGCACCCGAGGGGCTGGAGAACGTCGTCCGCCGGGTCGACGGCACCGGACACCTGGTCACCCCCGGCCTGGTGAACACCCATCACCACTTCTACCAGTGGATCACCCGGGGCCTGGCCACCGACCACAACCTGTTCAACTGGCTGGTCGCGCTCTACCCGACCTGGGCCCGCATCGACGCCCCGATGCTCGCCGCGGCCACCCAGGGCTCGCTGGGCATGATGGTCAAGGGCGGCGTCACCACCGCCTCCGACCACCACTACGTCTTCCCGCAGGGCTCCGGCGACCTGGTCGCCGCCGAGCTGGCCGCGGCCGCCGAGATCGGTGCCCGGATCACCCTGGCCCGCGGCTCGATGGACCGCAGCGAGAAGGACGGCGGGCTGCCCCCGGACTTCGCCGTGGAGACCACCGAGGGCGCCCTGCTGGCCACCGAGGAAGCCGTCGACAAGCACCACGACGCCTCCTTCGGCTCGATGGTGCACATCTCCGTGGCGCCCTGCTCGCCGTTCTCCGTCTCCACCGAGCTCCTGCGGGAAGGCGCCGTACTGGCCCGCCGCAAGGGCGTACGGATGCACACCCACGGCTCGGAGACCGTGGAGGAGGAGAAGTTCTGCCACGAGCTGTTCGGCATGGGCCCGACCGACTACTTCGAGTCGACCGGCTGGCTCGGTGACGACGTGTGGATGGCGCACTGCGTCCACATGAACGACTCCGACATCGCCGCCTTCGCCCGCACGGGCACCGGCGTGGCGCACTGCCCCTCCTCGAACGCGCGGCTGGCGGCCGGCATCGCCCGCGTCCCCGACATGCTCGCGGCCGGCGTCCCGGTCGGCCTCGGCGTCGACGGCACCGCCTCGAACGAGTCCGGCGAACTCCACACCGAGCTGCGCAACGCCCTGCTGATCAACCGCCTCGGTCCCCACAAGGAGGCCGCCCTCAACGCCCGCAAGGCGCTGCGGCTCGGCACCTACGGCGGCGCGCAGGTCCTCGGCCGGACCGCCGAGATCGGCTCGCTGGAGGCCGGCAAGCTCGCCGACCTGGTGCTGTGGAAGCTGGACGGCCTCGGCCACTCCTCCATCGCCGACCCGGTCACCGCGCTGGTCTTCGGCGCGGCCGCACCGATCACCCTCTCCCTCGTGGGCGGCAAGCCGGTCGTCGAGGACAACCACCTCACGAACGTCGACGAGGACGCCATCGCCCGCACCGCGCGGGCCGAGGCACAGCGTCTGGCCCGTATCGCCGCCGAGGGCTGA
- a CDS encoding nucleobase:cation symporter-2 family protein codes for MAQPSQVPHHPPPAVHPVDEKPAAKRLVPAALQHIAAMYAGVVTPPLIIGQAVGLDAAGRTRLIAAGLLIAGLATLLQTLGVRTFAGNRLPFVNAASSAGITPMLAIAETTAKGHQLPAIYGAVMVAGVFCLAVGPFFGRLLRFFPPLVTGVVITLIGVTLMPVPVGWAQGGDRRAADFGDMSNLALAAFTLVVILLIQRFTQGFVKQIALLIGLVVGTLAAIPFGMASFDGLRSAPVAALPTPFAFGPPEFQPAAILSLCIVMLVLMTESAAGMLALGEICDRPTTGTTLTRGLRTDGIATLLGPVFGGFPTSAFAQNVGVVSLTRVRSRYVVALAGATLLVLGAFPVLGAVVSLVPMPVLGGAGIVLFGSIAVSGIRTLSEAGLDDSSNIILVAVSLGAGIIPLAAPTFYADFPAWAQTVLGSGISAGALVAVLLNLFFHHLGTRSRSTVPALKSS; via the coding sequence ATGGCACAGCCATCGCAAGTCCCGCACCACCCCCCGCCCGCGGTCCACCCGGTGGACGAGAAGCCGGCGGCCAAGCGGCTCGTCCCAGCCGCGCTGCAGCACATCGCCGCCATGTACGCGGGTGTCGTCACCCCTCCGCTCATCATCGGCCAGGCCGTCGGCCTGGACGCCGCGGGCCGGACCCGGCTGATCGCCGCCGGCCTGCTCATCGCCGGGCTCGCCACGCTCCTGCAGACGCTCGGCGTCCGTACGTTCGCCGGCAACCGCCTGCCGTTCGTCAACGCGGCCAGCTCCGCCGGCATCACACCGATGCTCGCCATCGCCGAGACCACCGCCAAAGGCCACCAACTCCCCGCCATCTACGGGGCGGTGATGGTCGCCGGGGTCTTCTGCCTCGCCGTCGGACCGTTCTTCGGCAGACTGCTGCGCTTCTTCCCGCCCCTGGTCACCGGCGTCGTGATCACCCTCATCGGGGTCACGCTGATGCCCGTACCGGTCGGCTGGGCACAGGGCGGCGACAGGCGCGCCGCCGACTTCGGCGACATGAGCAACCTGGCCCTCGCCGCCTTCACTCTCGTGGTGATCCTGCTCATCCAGCGCTTCACCCAGGGCTTCGTCAAGCAGATCGCGCTGCTGATCGGCCTGGTCGTCGGCACGCTCGCGGCGATCCCGTTCGGGATGGCGAGCTTCGACGGGCTGCGCTCGGCCCCGGTCGCCGCGCTGCCCACCCCGTTCGCCTTCGGCCCGCCGGAGTTCCAGCCCGCCGCGATCCTCTCGCTGTGCATCGTGATGCTGGTGCTGATGACGGAGTCGGCGGCCGGGATGCTCGCCCTCGGCGAGATCTGCGACCGCCCGACCACCGGCACCACCCTCACCCGCGGACTGCGCACCGACGGCATCGCCACCCTGCTCGGCCCGGTCTTCGGCGGCTTCCCGACCAGCGCCTTCGCGCAGAACGTCGGGGTGGTCTCGCTGACCCGCGTGCGCAGCCGCTACGTCGTCGCGCTCGCCGGCGCCACCCTCCTGGTCCTCGGTGCCTTCCCCGTCCTGGGCGCCGTGGTCTCCCTGGTGCCGATGCCGGTGCTCGGCGGCGCGGGTATCGTCCTGTTCGGGTCGATCGCGGTCAGCGGTATCCGTACGCTCTCCGAGGCCGGTCTCGACGACAGCTCCAACATCATCCTGGTGGCCGTGTCGCTCGGCGCAGGCATCATCCCGCTCGCCGCGCCGACCTTCTACGCGGACTTCCCCGCCTGGGCACAGACCGTGCTCGGCTCCGGAATCAGTGCCGGAGCCCTGGTCGCGGTCCTGCTCAATCTCTTCTTCCACCATCTCGGCACCCGGAGTCGTTCCACGGTTCCGGCACTCAAATCCTCCTAG
- the pucL gene encoding factor-independent urate hydroxylase, which translates to MPTILGQNQYGKAENRVVKITRDGDTHHIKDLNVSVALSGDLEEVHLSGSNAHCLPTDTTKNTVYAFAKEYGIESAEQFGIHLARHFVTSQEPIHRARIRIEEYAWERIETSDANSRFIGSDEVKHSFVRKGQETRLTEITYDGERWQVISGLKDLVVMNSTNSEFWGYIKDKYTTLKEAYDRILATEVSGRWRFNWTDDDQRMPNWERSYEQVKKHMLHAFAETYSLSLQQTLYQMGSRIINNRSEIDEVRFSLPNKHHFLVDLEPFGLKNDNEVYYAADRPYGLIEATVLRDGVEPAIPVDLTNL; encoded by the coding sequence ATGCCCACGATTCTCGGCCAGAACCAGTACGGCAAAGCGGAAAACCGCGTCGTCAAGATCACCCGCGACGGCGACACCCACCACATCAAGGACCTCAACGTCTCCGTCGCGCTCTCCGGCGACCTGGAGGAGGTCCACCTCTCCGGTTCCAACGCCCACTGCCTGCCCACCGACACGACCAAGAACACCGTGTACGCCTTCGCCAAGGAGTACGGGATCGAGTCGGCCGAGCAGTTCGGCATCCATCTGGCCCGGCACTTCGTGACCAGCCAGGAGCCGATCCACCGGGCCCGGATCCGCATCGAGGAGTACGCCTGGGAGCGGATCGAGACCTCCGACGCCAACTCCCGCTTCATCGGCTCCGACGAGGTCAAGCACTCCTTCGTCCGCAAGGGCCAGGAGACCCGCCTGACCGAGATCACCTACGACGGTGAGCGGTGGCAGGTCATCTCCGGTCTGAAGGACCTCGTGGTGATGAACTCCACCAACTCGGAGTTCTGGGGATACATCAAGGACAAGTACACGACGCTGAAGGAGGCTTACGACCGCATCCTGGCCACCGAGGTATCGGGCCGCTGGCGGTTCAACTGGACCGACGACGACCAGCGGATGCCCAACTGGGAGCGTTCGTACGAGCAGGTGAAGAAGCACATGCTGCACGCCTTCGCCGAGACCTACAGCCTCTCCCTCCAGCAGACCCTGTACCAGATGGGTTCGCGCATCATCAACAACCGCTCCGAGATCGACGAGGTGCGGTTCTCGCTCCCGAACAAGCACCATTTCCTGGTGGACCTGGAGCCGTTCGGGCTCAAGAACGACAACGAGGTCTACTACGCGGCGGACCGCCCGTACGGCCTGATCGAAGCCACTGTTCTGCGCGACGGTGTCGAGCCCGCGATCCCGGTGGATCTGACGAACCTCTGA
- the uraH gene encoding hydroxyisourate hydrolase, which yields MSSETAARTSVSTHILDTSVGRPAEGVALTLSVRSGSDGTWTAHGASKTDADGRCKDLPALPEGTTHVRLDFETEAYFVSHQHSSDKQAEEQQDAPRVRDSGAFFPEVAITFAVKPGEHYHVPLLLNPFGYSVYRGS from the coding sequence ATGAGCAGCGAGACGGCTGCACGGACGTCGGTGTCCACGCACATCCTGGACACCAGCGTGGGCCGCCCCGCGGAGGGTGTCGCCCTCACGCTCTCGGTGCGCTCCGGCAGCGACGGCACCTGGACCGCCCACGGCGCGTCCAAGACCGACGCGGACGGGCGCTGCAAGGACCTGCCGGCACTGCCGGAAGGCACCACCCACGTGCGCCTCGACTTCGAGACCGAGGCGTACTTCGTTTCCCATCAGCACAGTTCCGACAAGCAAGCCGAGGAACAGCAGGACGCCCCCCGCGTAAGGGACAGCGGAGCTTTCTTCCCGGAGGTGGCAATCACCTTTGCCGTCAAGCCGGGCGAGCACTATCACGTACCGCTGCTGCTCAACCCGTTCGGCTACTCCGTATACCGAGGGAGCTAG
- the uraD gene encoding 2-oxo-4-hydroxy-4-carboxy-5-ureidoimidazoline decarboxylase: protein MSSTTQRSTGVTPEPPSGLARFNTADDSTARAVLHEVCASRAWGSKVLARRPYATTDALFTASDAATAELTAEDLAEAMAGHPPIGRPKPGDPTSSREQSGMAGASDELRTEMLELNLAYQEKFGHVFLICASGRTGEQMRDAVRNRIDNTPEQEREIVRVELGKINRIRLTRIAEHAEGDAA from the coding sequence GTGTCTTCGACCACCCAGCGTTCGACGGGGGTCACCCCCGAGCCCCCGTCGGGGCTCGCCCGGTTCAACACCGCCGATGACAGTACGGCACGGGCCGTCCTGCACGAGGTGTGTGCCAGCCGGGCCTGGGGGAGCAAGGTCCTCGCCCGGCGCCCCTACGCCACCACCGACGCCCTGTTCACCGCCAGCGACGCCGCCACGGCCGAGCTGACCGCGGAGGATCTGGCCGAGGCGATGGCCGGGCACCCGCCCATCGGCCGGCCGAAGCCCGGAGACCCGACCTCGTCCCGCGAGCAGAGCGGGATGGCCGGCGCCTCCGACGAGCTCAGGACGGAGATGCTCGAACTCAACCTGGCCTACCAGGAGAAGTTCGGGCACGTCTTCCTGATCTGCGCCTCCGGCCGTACCGGGGAGCAGATGCGCGATGCGGTCCGTAACCGGATCGACAACACGCCGGAACAGGAACGAGAGATCGTTCGTGTGGAGCTCGGCAAGATCAACCGCATTCGCCTGACCCGTATCGCGGAACACGCAGAAGGAGACGCAGCATGA
- a CDS encoding helix-turn-helix domain-containing protein encodes MTEPADHPFVQAVKPLVDAMGGQMIAPDLAQGDDVVLAWEGQDRVAVRLPHLSDSLDHILAELQRRHGMPLAELDRKTKQSVVRILETRGAFSVRHGVETVAGALGVSRFTVYNYLNRENAAKDAD; translated from the coding sequence GTGACCGAGCCCGCCGACCACCCGTTCGTCCAGGCGGTCAAGCCGCTGGTGGACGCGATGGGCGGACAGATGATCGCCCCCGACCTGGCCCAGGGTGACGACGTCGTCCTCGCGTGGGAGGGGCAGGACCGGGTGGCCGTACGGCTCCCGCACCTGTCGGATTCGCTCGACCACATCCTGGCCGAGCTCCAGCGCCGGCACGGCATGCCGCTGGCGGAGCTGGACCGCAAGACCAAACAGTCGGTGGTGCGCATCCTGGAGACGCGGGGCGCCTTCTCGGTGCGGCACGGTGTCGAGACCGTGGCCGGCGCCCTGGGCGTCAGCCGTTTCACCGTCTACAACTACTTGAACAGGGAGAATGCCGCGAAGGACGCCGACTGA